The Caldicellulosiruptor acetigenus DNA window TAATCTGGAGAATTCAGAGAAAGTAGAAATAGGCGAAAAAGTTACCAGCAATTTTAATAGTATAGGTTCAAATGACAATAATTTTAACAAAGTTTTTTCAACCTTGCTGAGCAAAGGGGATAGCCCAAGTGTAAATGACAAAAAAGGTGAAGCTAAAACAGAGATTTTAGATTTGAGACAACATGCTTTTTCGCTTCAGAACAAGGTAGAGGATATAGAGAATACTATGTCTTTCCAAGATGACAAAAGAGTAAAAGAACTCAGAATGTTTATAATTAGCCAACTTGCAGAGAAAGTCTCTATGATTCATAAACAGAATTTAACAACATTACAGGTTAGTATAAAACCAGAATGGCTTGGAAGTGTTGTGATTGAACTGAGCAAAGATAGCAGTGGGAAGATTTTTGGAAATCTCATTGTAACATCGCCGCAGGTGAAAGAAATCATAGAAGGGTCTTTGGGTAGTCTTCTTACCATACTCAAAGACCAGGGCATAAACATATCACAGCTAAATGTGAGCTTAGGAGGAAATTCTACTGGTCAGCAGTATCAAGAACAGCAGAGGTTTTCACAAAGAAGAAATATGGTTGTTCAAGGTAATGAGGATAGTAGTAGAAGCATAGAGAGTTTGATTTATGAAATGAGCGAGGGCATTCTTAATTTAAGAGCTTGAGGTGAAAAAAGATGGCAGACATGATGGTAAGTAGTAGCACAAACGTATCAAGTTCTACCCAAGGTTTAGCTACTTCATCTACCAAAAATGTGCTTGGCAAACAGGAGTTTTTAAATCTTTTGGTTACACAGCTAAGGTACCAGGACCCGTTAAAACCAATGGAAGACAAAGAGTTTGTTGCTCAGCTTGCCCAGTTTTCTGCGCTTGAACAGATGCAAAACTTAAATGAGTCGTTTGAACTTTTAAAAGCCCAGAGCATGATAGGAAGATATGTTGTGGCAACGAATCCACAGGATTCTTCAAAACAGATTGAAGGAAGAGTTGAAAGTGTTAAAGTAGATGGCAGCAAAGTATATCTAAAGGTGAACAATACAGAAATATCTTCTGAGAATGTGAAAGAGATTTATTACGCATACTCTGAAGAGGTTTTATCAGATATTCTCAGCAAAGTACCATCAAAAGAAGAACTGCTTGAAATATTAAGCTCCTTACAAAAAGGAGAATGAGGAATATGGCAATTGATAATGTTAGAAGAATCATTACTGGTGGTCAAAGTGGTTATATATCAAATGTAACTAAGCAAGCTACAGAAAATTTTGCAAGTATTCTTTCTCAAACTCTTAAAATTTCAAAACACGCAAACGAAAGGCTGAAACTTCAGAATATAGATTTAGATGAAGCTACTTTGGACAAACTTGAACAGGCTGTGAAGAAAGCAGAACAAAAAGGTCTTAAGAACGATGTACTTGTTTTAAATGGAAATAAGGCGTATATAGTAAATATTAAAAACAAGGTTGTTGTGACTGTAAAAGATGTGTCAGGCTTGAAAGATAACATATTCACAAACATTGATGGTGTGCTGATGATTTAAACTAATTGGGGGATGGACCCGCAAGATGGGAGGTCCCCCGAAGAAGGACCTTTCTGACTGACAGAGGAAAGGTCCAAAAAAGAGAGAGATACCATGTCAACGAAAAAGGGGGATTTTGTCAAAGATGATGAGGTCAATGTTTTCATCTATCTCTGCGCTTCGCGCTCACCAGACCAGGATGGATGTGATTGGTGATAACATCGCCAATGTAAATACAGTGGGGTTCAAGTCAAGCAGGGTGACATTTGCATCTGTTTTTGCCTCTGTGTTAAAATCAGCATCAGCTCCTGATACAGCCTCTGGAAGAGGCGGATCAAATCCTATGCAGATAGGACTTGGTGTGTCTGTTGCCTCTGTTGATATGAACATGACAAGAGGAAGTCTTCAGCGAACCGATAATCCCACAGACCTTGCAATTGAAGGCGACGGATTTTTTGTGGTGGGTGGGGATGGAAAAGCTCCGCGCTTCACAAGGGCAGGAAATTTCAGCTTAGACAAAATGGGAAATTTAGTGACAGCAACAGGCTTAAATGTGCTGGGGTGGATGTATGACCCTGTAAACAATCAGATTGACACCACAAAATCACCTTCAAAGATAAACATACTTGCATTTCCCACTCTGCCTCCCAAGGCAACAGATAAGATTAGTTTTGATGGTAATTTGAGCGCTGATACAAAGATATATTCAGGACAGATAACAAATTACGAGGACTTATTAAATGTACCCGCTGACAGCAAGTATTCAACAAGTTTTAAAATTTATGATTCGCAAGGAAAAGAACACACATTGCAGCTTACGTTTGTAAAAACAGGCGATAACACATGGGAATGGTTTGTGGATGCTCCGAGGGTAAAGAAAAATCTTGGTACTGCTCAAAATCCGGACGAGAAATATGTGTATGTTGATGAAATGCTGGATGCTAACAATGCTTATGACAACTTCATCGCAAGAGGAACAATTACTTTTGGGCAAGCTGGTAAAGTTTTTGATAATGAAGATACAGCTAATGTGGTTGAAGGTATTACTATTACAGGGGGAAGATTTATAAATAGTGGGGATGGAACTTTCACAATAAAATTTAAGAACGATGTTGTAAATCCTATCACATTAAAAGTTAACAGTGCTGAGTTTGATGTAAATGACAATACAAATATTGCATTTTTCCTCAAAAATATAACACAGTTTGGTAATATGGAAAGCTCGATAAGAGTTGCGCAAATGACAGGATATGCCGCAGGGAGTCTTCAGGGATTTAACGTTGATGCATCAGGCAAGATTACAGGTGTTTACTCAAATGGTTTGAACCAGCTGATAGGACAGATTGCAATTGCTACATTTGCAAACCCTGCAGGACTTCAGCGAATTGGAGATAACCTTTATATAAACACCGTAAACTCAGGTGACCCAGAGATTGGAACACCTGGTTCTGGTTCGAGAGGTACAATATCTCAGGGAACGCTTGAGATGTCAAATGTTGATTTGGCAAAAGAGTTTACAGACATGATAGTTACCCAAAGAGGGTATCAGGCAAACGCAAGAGTGATAACAGCATCAGATGAGCTTTTGCAGGATTTGGTAAATATTAAGAGGTAAAAGTGTAGGTAAATAGTCGGGGGAGGGAGAAAAAGGTGTGCTGTGTGAGTCTTTTTCTCCTTCCCTTGAAAAAGAACTGATAATCCTTTTTCATTTCAATATCTTCAAGAGGTTGATTGTATATGATAAAATTGAGAAGGATAAACAACAAAGAGTTTGTGGTAAATGCAGATTTCATAGAGTTTGTGGAATCCACACCAGACACTGTTATAACCCTCACAAACGGTGTAAAACTTGTTGTGAAAGAGTCTGTGGATGAGGTTATTGAAAAGGTCATTGAATATAAAAAGAGGATTTTTGAGGGTATTATATTTAATATACAACCTTTACAAAAGGAGCATGAACAATGAAAGGCGAAAAGTTAAATTCAATCATTCTCATTTTACTTGTTTTGCTTCTTCTAATGATGGTGGGGATGGGAATAGGGTTTTTGACAGTTGTAAAAAATCTATCACCTACTTCATCAGCTGCAAAAACTACTTCAGTAGAGAAAAAACCAGAAAAGCTTTATACATACGACGTAAATGATGGTAAAGCTCTTATGAGCAACCTGCAGGATACTCAAACAAATGCAGGAAGAATTATCAGAGTGACAGTTCAGCTTGAGGTAACAGACAAAAAGCTTCCTGAGACCATGAAAGAGAAAAATATAGTTATTGCTGATATAATCGACAGTGTTTTGAGAAGCAAGACAGCAGATGAGCTTTTAAAGCCCGAGGGGAAAGAAAAGGTCAGAAAAGAGATTAAAGATAGGTTAAATGAGATATTTGAGAATAAAGTGTACAACGTCAATTTCGGTGAGTTTATCATCCAGTAAAAAAAGGTGGTGAAAGTAAGAATATGGGCGATATACTGTCGCAGAGTGAAATAGATGAGCTTTTGCGTTCACTTACATCTGGCGAGCTTTCAATAGAGGAGATTCAAAAGCCAAAACAAGAAAAGAACATAAGGGTATATGATTTTAAAAGGCCGAGTAAGTTTGCAAAAGACCATTTGAGAACCCTTCAGATGATATTTGAAAATTATGCCCGGATTGTCACCACCTTTTTATCTGGGTATTTGAGAACAGTTGTGCAGATGGACGTTTTATCTGTTGAACAGCTAACATATTATGAATTTAGCAATTCTCTTTCAAACCCGGTTGTAATGGGCGTTGTAAATTTTTCACCGCTCAAAGGAAGTATTGTGTTTGAGATGGCACCTGAGCTTGCGTTTGCCATGATTGATAGAGTCCTTGGAGGATTTGGCAAAGGAATAGACAAGGTGAGGACTTTTACTGAAATTGAGCTTGCACTGATAGAAAGGCTGCTTCAACAGCTTATTAACTATTTCCAGGAGGCATGGGAGAATATTATCCAGCTTCGGCCACGGCTTGAAAAGATAGAGACAAACCCTCAGTTTACCCAGATTGTATCGCCTAATGAGACAGTTGCGCTTGTGACCATTGCCATGAAGGTTGGCGAGGCAGAAGGTATGGCAAATATTTGCCTTCCGCATATGGTGATAGAGCCTATAATGCCGAGGCTATCAACAAAGTTCTGGTTTTCAACTTCTGCAAAGGAAACATCAGAGGAGACAAAAGAGTATTTGCAGAAAAAAATTGAGAGAACAAGGGTTACAGTGAAAGCAGTACTTGGTAGAACACAAGTTACGGTTCGGGAATTTTTAGAGCTTCAGGTGGGTGATGTGCTGAGGCTTGACAGGAGAAAGAATCAGGAGATAGAAGTTTTTGTCGGGAACAAGTTAAAGTTTTATGGTGTTCCAGGACGAAAAGAAGGCAGGATTGCAGTAAAGATTACACGAGTAGAAGAGGGGGAGGATTTTAGATGAGCGATTTGCTCTCTCAGGACGAAATAGACGCTCTTTTGCGGGGGATGAGCGAGACATCATCATCACCTACAATATCTGACCAGGACAAAGATGTTTTGGGTGAAATCGGAAACATATCAATGGGCACGGCAGCCACCACCTTGAGCATTTTACTGAACCAGAAAGTAAACATCACAACGCCAATTGTGAGCATTTTGAAATGGGAAGAGCTTCCCAAAGAGTTTCCCGTACCATATGTTGCAATTAAAGTGGTGTACAAAGAAGGGCTTGACGGTGTTAATCTTCTCATACTCAAGAAAGAGGATGTTGAAATCATTGCAGACCTTATGATGGGCGGTACAGGTCAGATTGAGTTTACCGAAGAGCTGACAGAACTTCAGCTTTCGGCAATACAGGAAGCAATGAACCAGATGGTGGGTTCTGCTTCCACGTCGCTTTCTTCCATGTTAAATCTAAAGATTGACATAAATCCGCCTGAAGCCTTTGTGATTGACTTTGCCCAGAATGCTGAAGAGATGATTCCTGAGCTCAGAAGAGCCGATGAAATTGTCAAGGTAGCTTTCCGAATGACCATAGGAGATTTAATAGATAGCCAGATTATGCAGCTGATACCTGTTGACTTTGCAAAACAGCTTGTGGATGCCATGCTCAAAAACACACTTGGTACACCTGCGCAGATAGAAGCATCAGCACAAAAACAGCAAGGAGCTTCAAAAGAAGAGGTGCCAAAACAGTCTTCTTCTCAGTCAACTAAAACCCAGAAGGCAGCACCCCAGCCTTCTTATACACCGCCTAAGAAGGAGCAACCACAACAGGTCTACAATGTTTCACCTGTTCAGTTTGAAAGTTTTGATGAAGAAGAAGAGAGAAGGTATCCTGAGAACATTGAGCTCATTTTAGATGTGCCGCTTGAAATTACTGTTGAGCTTGGAAGGACACAGAAGCTTGTAAAAGAAATTTTGGAATTTTCAACAGGGTCAATTATCGAGCTTGAAAAGCTTGCAGGTGAACCTGTTGACATTCTTGTAAACGGCAAGGTTATAGCAAAAGGCGAGGTTGTGGTCATTGACGAGAATTTTGGTGTGAGGATAACTGATATTGTCAACCCATCAAATAGATTATAAAATATATATAAGTTATTTTTTCGTTAGCAAAAACAAGTTTTTAAATTCAATTAAAAAAGAACTACATTGAAAAGGAGAGAGATTGATGGCAAAAAGGATTCTGATAGTTGATGATGCAGCTTTTATGAGAATGATGTTAAAAGATATTATCACAAAAAACGGGTACGAAGTTGCGGGTGAGGCAGAAAACGGGGCTAAGGCTGTGGAGATGTACAAAGAACTAAAACCTGACCTTGTCATGATGGATATTACAATGCCTGAGATGGATGGAATTCAAGCAGTAAGAGAAATAAAAAAGATAGACCCACAGGCAAAGATAATCATGTGTTCTGCTATGGGTCAACAGGCAATGGTTATAGAATCTATTCAGGCAGGTGCACGCGATTTTATAGTAAAACCGTTCCAAGCAGAAAGAATTGTTGAAGCAATCAAAAAGGTGCTGGGATAAAAATAGATTTTTGAGGAGAAAAAGATTTAAAAATGGAACTTGGATTTAGGATAGTTTTAGCGCTTGTAGCCATATGCTTTCTCATATACATTACCTATTATGTACTTAGGATTGTGAACAAAAAGATGTTTGGCAGGAAAGGGGAGTTTTTGAAGGTAATTGACCTGCTTCCCCTTTCTCAAGATAGTATGCTTGTGCTTGTTGAGGTTGGAGGAAAAATCCTTCTGCTTGGAAAGACACAAAAGAGCATAACATTTTTGAAAGAGTTTACCAAAGACCAGCTGTTCAATTTTGAAGAGCAAGAACATAGCTTCAAAAAGATAATTGATAACCAAATAAACTCTTCTTTTGACCTGAAAGATAAAGTATTAAACCTTTACAACCTAATTAAAGACAGTGAAGGTAAAGAGGATGATGAAAAAAAATAAGTCTCTTTATATTATATCGACACTATTTTTAATTTTAATAACTACATGTGCAAAAAAAGAAATAGCCTTTGCATCGGCAAGCATTAATATAAATCTTGGCAGTCCGCAAAATCCAAAGGATGTGTCGTCTGCCCTGCAACTTATTATATTTCTCACCATCCTGACGTTAGCACCATCTATCCTGATAATGATGACATCATTTACAAGGATACTTATTGTCCTTGGATTTGTTCGAAATGCGCTCGGTACCCAGCAGATGCCGCCAAACCAGATTTTGATTGGGCTTGCACTCTTTTTGACCTTTTTTGTAATGGCGCCTGTGACTGACAAGATTTATACCCAGGCTTATCAGCCATACATAAATGGGAGAATAACATCCCAGGAAGCTCTCAAAAGAGCAGAAGAGCCTTTAAAAGAGTTTATGTTGAAAAATACTCGCAAAAAAGACCTTGACCTTTTTGTAAAGCTTAGCAATGTAAATCCAAACACGAATGTAAAAGACCTTCCACTAAGAGTTGTTGTTCCTGCTTTTATAATAAGCGAGCTCAGAAGCGCTTTTGAGATGGGGTTTTTAATATATGTGCCATTTTTAATAATTGACATGGTTGTTGCAAGTATTCTGATGTCAATGGGAATGCTGATGATTCCGCCTGTTATGATATCACTACCTTTCAAAATTTTGCTGTTTATTTTGGTTGATGGTTGGAATTTAGTTGTAGAGTCGCTTGTGAGAAGTTTTAAATAAAAGAAAAGTGAGAAGATGTAAAGATGGATACAGCGTTGGTGCTTGAGATTGCAAGACAGGCAATCTTGACAGCATTTTATGTTGCAGGGCCCATTTTGCTTGTGTCAATGGTGGTGGGAATAGTTATATCAATTTTGCAGGCAACTACTCAGATAAACGAGCAGACTCTCACTTTTGTGCCAAAACTGATTGCAATTGCACTTTCGCTTTTGATTTTCGGGCAGTGGATGCTCACAAAGGTGATAGAATTTACGAGGTATTTGTGGACCAATATCAACCAGTTTGTAAAGTAAATTTTTGAGGAAGAACTCTTATGACAGATATCATCAATACATTTTTAAACAGCTCATACATATTTTTTCTTGTGCTTGCAAGAATGAGCGGTCTTTTTATAGCCTCACCAATATTCGGTAGAAGAAACATTCCTGCATATTTTAAAATTGGTTTTGCCTTTTTTTTGAGCTTGCTTGTTGTCACAACTTACAGATTTTCTTATAGTGTAACTGCCAATTTGCTGGAGTATATCTTTGTAGTGATTAAAGAGTTCATTGTTGGGCTTTTGATAGGGTATATATCATACATGATATTTTCTGCTATACTTTTGGCGGGTCAAATTATTGACAATGCAATAGGTTTTGGTATGGCAAACGTCATTGACCCTATGAGCGAGATTCAGGTACCTCTTTTAGGAAACTTTTTGTACCTTTACATGCTTGTTGTGTTTTTTGGAACAGATGCTCATCACCTTCTTATAAGAGCTGTGGTTTATAGCTACAAGCTTGTACCGATTGGATATGAGAGTGTAAAAAGAGAAGCGGCTTTGAGTTTTTTGAAGTTTTTTTCAGAACTTTTTTTGATAGGGGTTGAGATAAGCCTGCCAATTTTGATGAGCATGCTTATTGTAGACATAATTTTAGCTGTGCTTTCAAGAGCTGTGCCACAGATGAATGTGTTCATGGTAGGGCTTCCTATAAAGATTGCAATTGGTTTTTTGGTGCTTGTTATCATTCTTCCTTTCATGAACAAGATGATATTTGTACTGATTGACAAGATAGCTGTGTACACTTTTGAATTCTTGAGAGGGGGCGTCAAGTGAAGTTAAAATTTGATATTCAGCTGTTTTCAGAAGCAAGTACCAAAACCGAAAAAGCAACCCTCCGCAAACGCCAGGAAGCAAGAAAACGTGGTATGGTAGCAAAAAGCAGAGAGGTTACCTCTGCTTTTGCTTTATTGATAAGTGTTCTTTTTTTAAAGTTTGCTTATTCTTCAATTGTTGAACCGTTGCAGCAAGGAAGCAAATATTTTTTTAGCAATTTGAATTATAATTTAGAAGATGTGCGCGATGCAAGCAGGCTTTTGAGTTTTATAATTACAACCTCTTTAAAAGTGATTCTTCCTTTCTGCCTTACAATTATGCTTGTTGCAGCAATTGTAGAGTGGGCACAGAGCAGTTTTCTTATTACAGGACAGTCGCTTAAAATGAGTTTTCAAAAGATTAATCCTGTTGAAGGGTTTAAAAGAATATTTTCGATTAATTCTGTTGTTGAACTTATAAAGTCCATACTGAAAGTGCTGATAATCGGATATACAGGATACAGCTACACACAGAGCTTTGCAAAAAAGCTTTTAGAAATGTACGAGATGAATGTACTTACAATTGTCAAGTTTTCCTTTGATTCTGCTATTAATATGATTTTATGGATGTCAGTGATGTTTTTTGGAATAGCTGTGATAGATTTTATCTTTCAGCGCCAGCAGTATGAAAAAAAGCTTATGATGACAAAGGAAGAGGTAAAGGAAGAGTTCAAACAGACAGAAGGAAATCCACAGATAAAGTCCAAGATAAGGGAAAGACAGAGAAGGATTTCTCTTCAAAGGATGTTCCAGCAGCTTCCCAAGGCAGATGTTGTCATAACCAACCCGACACACTATGCAGTGGCTCTTTTGTATGAACCAGAAAAGTTTGACGCGCCAAGGGTGATTGCAAAGGGTAAAGATTACATAGCACTAAAGATAAAACAGGAGGCAATTAAGCACAGGATTGAAATTGTTGAAAATAGAGAGCTTGCAAGAGCTCTTTACAATATGTGTGAGATTGGCGATTTCATTCCGCCAGAGCTTTACCAGGCAGTTGCAGAGGTTTTAGCATACGTGTACAGCCTTAAAAATTACCAGAAGGTGAATATAAGATGAACTTGAAAGGTGCGACTTTTTCTGTATTTGCAATAGTAATAGTGTTATCGATGATACTTCCCATACCACCGAGCTTGCTTGACGTTTTGATTGCTATCAACCTTTCACTTGCACTTGTTATATTCTTAAACAGCATAAACATAAAAGAAGCTTTGGATTTTTCGGTATTTCCATCACTTCTTCTGTTTACAACATTGCTCAGGCTTGCTTTGAATATCTCAACAACAAGACAGATATTAACAGGTCAAGGTGAAAATGTTAGGATAGTCTATACTTTTGGAAATTTTGTTATAGGTAGCAACATCGTTGTTGGTGTGATAATATTCTTTATCATAATCATTATCCAGTTTATAGTAATAACCAGAGGTGCTGAGAGGGTATCAGAGGTTGCTGCAAGATTTACACTTGATGCAATGCCGGGCAAGCAAATGGCGGTGGATGCCGACCTCAATGCAGGAATAATAACAGAAGAGGAGGCAAGAGAGAGAAGAAAAAAGATTCAAAAAGAAGCAGACTTTTATGGTGCAATGGACGGTGCGAGCAAGTTTGTCAAGGGCGATGCTATTGCGGCCATATTGATTACCTTTATCAACGCGCTTGGTGGACTTATAATAGGTGTTGCCATGAGAGGCGAAGATGTCACGGAAGCAATCCAAAAATATCTCCTTTTATCTGTAGGGGATGGTATTGCAGCTCAGATACCTGCGCTTCTTATTTCAACTGCCACGGGAATTGTTGTGACAAAAGCAGCAGATGAAAGTAAGCTTTCAGAAAGTCTCATAAAACAGTTGTTTGAGTTTCACCCGAAAGTACTCTACACGGTCGGGGGTATTCTGGCAGCACTTGCTCTAATTCCCACAATGCCAAAGCTTTCATTGTTTTTCTTATCTGGGGCTATGTTTGCCATGGGGTTTAGAATGGATAGCAGTCTCAAAAAGATAGAGAGTATTGAAGAAAAACAGGTTGAACAAAAAGAGGTTGAAGAGCTAAAGAAGCCTGAAAATGTTGTAAATCTCCTATATGTTGACCCTATTGAGGTTGAGTTTGGATATGGGATAATTCCTCTTGCTGACAAAGACCAGGGCGGAGACCTTTTAGAAAGGGTTGTGATGATAAGAAGACAGCTTGCGCTTGAACTTGGGATTATTGTTCCTACAATCAGGCTCAGGGACAACATGGCACTCAGGCCTTACGAGTACAGGATAAACATAAAAGGTGTTGAGGTTGCAAGAGCAGAGCTTATGAGCGACAGTCTTCTTGCAATAAATCCTGGTTTTGTCACAGAGCAGATAGAAGGTATACCAACAAAAGAGCCTGCGTTCGGGCTTGACGCGCTTTGGATTTCATCTTCAATGAAAGAAAGGGCTGAGATGGCAGGATACACTGTGGTTGACCTTCCATCTGTCATAGCAACTCACCTCACAGAGATAATAAGACGGCATGCTCATGAGCTTTTGACACGGCAGGATGTACAGAAGCTGATTGATAATGTCAAGGAGACAAATCCTGTGCTTGTAGATGAGCTCATTCCAAAACTTATGACAGTAGGAGAAGTTCAAAAGGTTTTAGCAAACCTTTTAAAAGAGCGGATTTCAATAAGGGATATGGTTACCATATTAGAGACGCTTGCTGACTGGGCACCTACTACAAAAGATACTGATGTTTTGACAGAATATGTACGCCAGGCAATGGCAAGGTACATCACCAAAAAGTATGTGTCTGGCAATGTGCTTGAAGCGGTTACTCTTTCTCCTGAGGTTGAAGAGATGATAATGAATTCTATTCAAAAAACTGAACAGGGAAGTTTTTTAAATCTTCCGCCTGATTATGTTCAAAAACTTATAAACAATCTCAGCAATATTTTAGAAAAATTACTAAGTACATCAGCTCAGCCAATAGTCATTTGTTCGCCGATAGTTAGGATATATTTTAGAAGGCTCATTGAAAACATCTTTCCTGACGTTGTGGTACTTTCGTACAATGAGATACTGCCGAATGTGCAGATTAAAACAGTTGGGATGGTGGAAGTTTAAAGATGAGAATTAAGAGGTATTTGGCACATGATATGCAGGAGGCGTTAATAAGAATAAAAGCAGATTTGGGCAAGGATGCGGTAATACTTTCGACCAAAAAGGTAAGGCAAAAAGGTTTGTTAGGATTTTTCAAAAAGCCTCTGATAGAAGTTACAGCCGCATGCGAGGATGAGAAGATAGTCAAAAAAGAGGAAGAGGCTATAAGACAAGAAAGTTTGGCTTTGAGTCTTCAGATGACCCAGATAAAAGAACTTGAAAAAAAGATTGACTCTCTTGAAAAAACTTTGAAAGAGGTTATAAAGAAAGAGCAAGAAGAAGGTATTAGCCAGACAAAAGAGCTGAGCAAGAAAAATTTTCTTGATGTTATGAGAGAGATTTTAATAAAAAACGGTGTGGAAAATGAAATTGTAGATATGTTACTTTCAAATGTCAGTGGAGAGGCTTCGATTAATGGTGTTGTAAACTTTATGTACAAGGAAATAAAGAATATGTTAGGGGCAGCAGCGCCGCTTTCGTTTAATTCAAAGCTTCCAAAGATTGTGTTTTTTGTAGGTCCAACAGGTGTTGGAAAGACAACCACAATTGCCAAGATTGCTGCTAAGCTCATGTTTGAAGATGGGAAAAAGGTAGGATTTATCACAGCAGATACATACAGAATTGCTGCGGTTGAGCAGCTTAAAACCTATGCCGAGATTATGAATATCAAGACAAAGGTGTGGTATGAGGTTGACGAGTATGATAGAATAATTGAAAGTTTTGCTGACTCAGATGTTGTTCTTGTTGACACTGCGGGTAGGAGTCACAAGAACCAGGAACACATGGACGAACTCAAAGCGTTTGTAGCCAAGGCAAATCCAGATGAGGTGTTTTTGCTTCTTAGTGCCACAACCCAACCGTCGGTGTTTAAAGAGGTGGTTAATACCTATTCGTTTTTAGAGGATTACAAGGTTATCATCACCAAAGTAGATGAAGTATCAACTTATGGGAATATATTAAATATACGCTACTTTACACAAAAGCCAATTGCGTATATAACAACTGGTCAGAATGTACCTGATGATATTGAACAGTTTAACCCTGAACAATTTGCAAAACTCATCATAGGGAGTAAGGTTTTATGAGAGACCAGGCACAGGGGTTAAGAAATCTTGTGAGAAAAGCTGGCATTGAGGCAAATATTCCTGTCTATCAAGGTGCGCCATCAAAAGTTGTGACAATTACAAGTGGTAAAGGCGGTGTTGGCAAGACAAATCTTACTGTAAACTTGGCAATTGCTTTAAAAAAGATAGGTAAAAGAGTGCTCATAATTGACGCTGATTTAGGACTTTCAAATGTAGAGGTGCTACTTGGAACATCGCCAAAATATAATGTAAAAGATGTCTTGGAAGGCAAGAAAGACATATTTTCAATTGTTGAAGAAGGGCCGCTGGGTATCAAATTTATATCAGGTGGGTCTGGGATAGTTGACCTTGCAAATTTGGATGAGGAAAGACTTTTGAGGTTAATTGAATGTGCCCAGCTGATAAATAGATCTTTTGATATTGTTCTTATTGACACAGGGGCTGGGATTTCAAGAAATGTTATGGAGTTTGTTATGATGTCAGATGAGGTGATTGTAATTACAACTCCAGAG harbors:
- a CDS encoding MinD/ParA family protein, whose product is MRDQAQGLRNLVRKAGIEANIPVYQGAPSKVVTITSGKGGVGKTNLTVNLAIALKKIGKRVLIIDADLGLSNVEVLLGTSPKYNVKDVLEGKKDIFSIVEEGPLGIKFISGGSGIVDLANLDEERLLRLIECAQLINRSFDIVLIDTGAGISRNVMEFVMMSDEVIVITTPEPTSITDAYAIIKAIVARDFDHKINLLINRVNGIKEAEEIFFRLNGVIKRFLQREVEYIGYIEENSIVSKSVIKQVPFMISYEKSNISRQVENVAMKLVMSSESVEEKNRGGFSRFIDSIIKRLRER